From a single Silene latifolia isolate original U9 population chromosome 6, ASM4854445v1, whole genome shotgun sequence genomic region:
- the LOC141658559 gene encoding uncharacterized protein LOC141658559: MDDMKGKSKFELLEKFEGIDFRRWQKKMHFKLSHLKVAYVITTPCPPEPEDDQAIDALRRKAKWENDDYICRGHILNGMSNALFDMYQHVESSTLLWDQLEKRYMDEDATSSKFLVSRFMNYKMTDSRSVSEQFNELIHIINRFSQYDMPMNENMSVSSIIEKLPPTWKNFKHELKHKKEVMTLGELGRSLQVEEGLRAEENEKSAGKVDAKGSSINMVEQGESSKWKDRDKGKGKKRPYNDTNNEPNKKPKSACWICGKTGHFKADCRVRKKKMKTSGKSTGQGSKDHGASTSQG; the protein is encoded by the exons ATGGATGATATGAAGGGAAAAAGCAAGTTTGAATTACTAGAGAAATTTGAAGGAATTGATTTTCGTAGATGGCAGAAAAAGATGCACTTCAAACTTTCCCATCTAAAGGTAGCATATGTAATTACTACTCCGTGTCCTCCGGAACCGGAAGATGATCAGGCTATCGATGCACTCCGTAGGAAGGCAAAATGGGAAAATGACGATTATATATGTCGAGGACATATATTGAATGGGATGTCAAACGCTCTTTTTGATATGTATCAACATGTTGAATCTTCTACTCTACTTTGGGATCAATTGGAAAAAAGGTATATGGATGAAGATGCCACAAGTAGCAAGTTTTTGGTAAGTCGTTTTATGAATTATAAGATGACTGATTCCCGTTCCGTGTCGGAACAATTTAATGAATTAATTCATATAATTAATCGATTTTCTCAATATGATATGCCTATGAATGAGAATATGTCAGTGTCTAGTATTATTGAGAAATTGCCACCGACATGGAAAAATTTTAAACATGAATTGAAACACAAAAAGGAAGTCATGACTTTGGGTGAACTTGGACGAAGTCTCCAAGTCGAGGAAGGCCTTAGGGCTGAAGAAAATGAAAAATCTGCCGGAAAGGTAGATGCTAAGGGTTCCTCCATTAATATGGTGGAACAAGGGGAAAGTTCTAAATGGAAGGACAGGGACAAAGGCAAAGGCAAGAAACGACCTTATAATGATACTAATAATGAACCGAACAAGAAACCAAAAAGTGCTTGTTGGATATGCGGTAAAACCGGACACTTTAAGGCGGATTGCCGAGTAAGGAAGAAGAAAATGAAAACTTCGGGGAAAAGCACCGGACAAGGGTCTAAGGACCATGGTGCTTCTACTAGCCAAG GATGA